In Trichomycterus rosablanca isolate fTriRos1 chromosome 20, fTriRos1.hap1, whole genome shotgun sequence, one DNA window encodes the following:
- the LOC134334645 gene encoding adenylate cyclase CyaB-like has translation MIVCGDWRGTEAVLTCSCLCLISLKHTRYISSVAEMPSNVEIKARLRHLDHVTKRARELSGSDGTIIMQHDTFFNTEKGGRLKLRKFLDGSGQLIFYERPDMGGPKLSNYSISNTNDADGLIKVLSDALGQVGQVKKKRNLYLVGQTRVHVDSVEGLGDFMELEVVMKEDQSTEEGVAIANQLMQDLGVKEEDLIEGAYMDLLLSNVHKNGC, from the exons ATGATAGTGTGTGGTGACTGGAGAGGTACTGAAGCTGTGCTAACTTGCAGTTGTTTATGTTTGATATCCCTGAAGCACACACGTTATATTAG TTCTGTTGCAGAAATGCCGTCTAACGTGGAGATAAAAGCGCGGTTACGGCATCTCGATCACGTGACTAAGCGCGCGCGAGAGCTGAGCGGCTCGGACGGTACCATCATCATGCAGCACGATACATTTTTCAATACAGAAAAGGGGGGTCGCCTCAAACTGAGGAAATTCTTA gATGGAAGTGGACAGCTGATATTCTATGAGAGACCAGACATGGGTGGCCCCAAACTGTCTAACTACTCCATCAGCAACACGAATGATGCAGACGGCCTCATT AAGGTCTTGTCAGATGCTTTGGGACAGGTGGGTCAGGTTAAGAAGAAGAGAAATCTGTACTTGGTGGGTCAGACCCGAGTGCATGTGGACTCTGTGGAAGGACTCGGAGATTTCATGGAGCTTGAG GTTGTTATGAAGGAAGACCAGAGCACAGAAGAAGGAGTCGCCATTGCCAACCAGCTGATGCAAGACTTGGGTGTGAAAGAGGAAGACCTGATTGAAGGAGCATATATGGACCTTCTACTTTCAAACGTCCATAAAAATGGATGTTAA
- the cbln18 gene encoding cerebellin 18: MAQTNSYLEIVRQAAENWTGSLPCEKWDCKCAYNKPRGCCCVAAPLFQLEESTFMRMVELRKDLNNLSGQIKNVTGERNIAFAATLASTTGCFGPFTKNVSISYQNVSLNQGYGYNPAMGAFTAPRAGLYSFTYTCYSNLGPAGERIYHRVQLMKDGQVVVSSWEDNREDSEDSSTQTVLLNLRRGNQVYVELGLGRFLCADTQGYNSFSGYLVYPLSEA; encoded by the exons ATGGCTCAAACCAACAGTTACTTGGAAATTGTACGCCAGGCCGCAG aGAACTGGACAGGGAGTTTACCCTGTGAAAAATGGGACTGTAAGTGTGCATACAATAAACCGAGAGGTTGCTGTTGTGTGGCTGCACCTCTGTTCCAGCTGGAAGAATCCACTTTTATGCGCATGGTGGAGCTTCGGAAAGACCTGAACAATCTCAGTGGGCAGATCAAGAATGTTACAG GTGAACGTAACATAGCATTTGCAGCTACACTGGCATCGACAACTGGATGCTTTGGACCTTTTACCAAAAATGTGTCTATTTCATACCAGAACGTTTCACTTAACCAAGGCTATGGTTATAATCCAGCAATGG GTGCATTCACAGCCCCACGTGCTGGCCTTTACTCCTTCACCTACACGTGCTACTCCAACCTGGGGCCAGCGGGCGAGCGTATTTACCACAGGGTACAGTTAATGAAAGACGGTCAGGTGGTTGTGTCGTCCTGGGAGGACAATCGTGAGGACTCTGAAGACAGCTCCACTCAGACAGTTCTGCTGAATCTGAGACGAGGCAACCAGGTTTATGTAGAGCTGGGGCTAGGGAGGTTTTTATGTGCAGACACACAAGGTTACAACTCTTTTAGTGGATACTTGGTCTACCCTCTTTCTGAAGCCTAA